The nucleotide window ACCAACTACACCGACGTGGCTCAGCTGAACTTCAACAGCCAGCCCATGCGCCTGGCAATGATTTCGGCCATGAAATCGTGGGTATACTCGGCCAATGTGGACGGTTTCCGCTGCGACTATGCCGATGCCGTGCCCGTTGATTTCTGGAGGCAGGCTGTGGACACCTTGCGTAACATCAAGTCGCATAAGTTGCTGCTGCTGTCGGAAGGTACCGAGTCCAGAAATCTGGCGGCGGGCTTCGATATGAAGTTTGGCTTCAACTTCTACGGGGGCCTCTGGGACGTGTACCGCCGGGGCCAGCCCGCTACCACGTTTGATAACCTCAACATTACTGAATACGCCGGGGCCGTTATTGGTTCGCAGCCCGTAGTGCGCTATACCACCAACCATGATGTAAATGGCTCCGACGGCACGCCCGTCGCCCTGTTCGGTGGAGACGCCGGGGCCATGTCGGCCTTCGTTATTGCCTCGTGCTACAAAGGCGTGCCCATGATCTACAATGGTCAGGAATCGGGCATGAGTACCGCCATTCCGTTTCCCTTCACATCGGTGAACGTGACCTGGGACACCCGCCCCGACGTAACCAAGGCCTACAAGCAGCTACTGCGGGCCCGCGCCGGCAGCGCCGCCCTGCGCCGCGGCACGCCCACGGCCTACAGTAGCGCCGACGTGTGCGCCTTCACCAAAACCGAAGACTCTGAGCAGGCGCTGGTGCTAGTGAACGTGCGCAACAAGGAAGTGAAATACACGCTGCCCGCCGCGCTGGCCAATACCACCTGGACCAACGCCCTGCAAAGCGGCACCGTAACGTTGGGCACCGAAGTAACGCTGCCAGCCTACGGGTACCAGGTGCTGAAAAAGTAAGCCTAGTTGTATAGTCCTGCATCGACAGTGCCTCTGCTTTCCGGTTATACGGGAGGCAGAGGCGCTTTTTATGTTAGGTAGGGGCGGGGACAAGCCCCGCACCCTACCTAACTACCTCCGCCTCGGTTTCCACGGCCTCTGATGATTCCTCCCGGTCGAACCGGGCCAGCAGCAGCGGGAACACCAGCAGCTCGGCATAAAAAGCCGCCACAACGCTCCCGGCCGTGAGCAGCCCGAATAGCATTACCGTTTTCAGCGAAGCCAGCGTCATGGCCAGGTAGCCAACGAACAGTACCCCGCTGGACAGCAGAATAGTAGGCCCTACGTGGGTGATGGTAGCGAAGCGCGCTGCCGCCGGGGTGAGCTTTTGGCGGCGCAGCTGCTGGTAGTGATGCACGAAATGCACGGTGTCGTCGGTGCAGAGGCTGAGTACGATGGCGGCAATGCTGGCCGTGGCCGTGTCGAGGGCAATACCGGCCCAGCCCATGAATCCCAGCAGCAAAAGCACCGGCAGCAGGTTGGGCGCCAGCGTGAGCAGGGCCAGCCGGAAGCTGCCCACAAACCACCACACCAGCCCGAATATCACCACCGCCGACCACCCCAGGCTGCTGGCCTGGGAGCGGGTTACGTAGTCAACGATGCGGGCGTAGAGCGGCTGGTAGCCAGCCGCCCGCACCACGGCCACGGGCCCCAGCGTATTACGCGCCATGCGCAGCAGCGCCTCCGACTTGGCTGTGAGCTCCCGCGCCGAAAGCATGGGACCGGCTACCGTAATACGCCCCGTGCCGGATTGCTCGTCGATAAACTGTCGGGTAAGCTGGGGGTAATCGGGGACGAGGCGGGCGTGTACGCGGTTGAGCAGGCTTTGGCTGCCCAGGGCCGCCCGCGCCCGGCTGGCGGGCACTACCGTTTCCAGCCCCGCGAGGTAGAGCGTGTGGAAGCCCGTCACCCGGCCCACGCCCCGTAGCGTGCGGGCCGAGTCGGCAAAGGCCACCGCCGCCTGCACCACGGCGGCTTCGTGCAGGGTGTGGCCGGGGCGGGGCTCTATCAGCAACTCCAGCGGCATGTAGGCGCCCCAGGTGCGCTGCATGGCGGCGTGGTCCCGCACAGCCGCGTGGTCGTCGGGGAAATAGCCCAGCGTGTAGGTATCGGCCCGCAGCCGGAGCGCGCCAAAGGCGGCAGCCACCGTAAGCACCAGTGCCAGGGCCGTGAGTTGGCGCGGGTGGGCTTCCACCCAGGTATAGATACGCGCCAGGCTGCCCGCCGCCTGCATGGTGGCGCGGGGCTGGCCCCGGTAGCCAGGCAGCAGCAGGGCACCCAGCAGAAACGTAAAAAACAAACACAGCACAATGCCCAGGGCCGCGAAGCCTCCGAACGTGCGCAGAATAGCCATGGGGCTGGAAACCAACGCTAGAAAGCCGGCGGCCGTGGTGAGCATGGTTGCCAGGCAGGGGGGCCAACGTGCGGCGCAGGGCAGTCAGTGCCGCCGCGTGGGGCGTCTGGCCGGGCTCCGTGAGCACCAGATTACGCTCATTGATGACGTGTAGCGCGTCCATAATTCCCAGCAGAATCAGGATCATGGGCAGCAGCACCGTCATCAGGTTGAGGCGGTAGCCCATGGCCCCGTATACGCCCAGCGTGAGGTAGGTAGCCAGCCCCACAATGCCTACCACGTACAGCAGCAGGCGCCCGTTGCGGTACAGCAGCAGCAAAGCCAGGAACATCAGCCCGTAGCCCAGCCCCAGAAACCGCCCAAAGTCCTGCTCCGATAGCGCATTCAGCCCTGCGTAGAGCACGCCCACGCCCCCCAGCCAATACTGACCTTGCGGCAGGTGCCGGGCTACTACCCCGCGAATCTGCGCCAGAATATCTGCGCGCCGGGCATCAAACGTAGCGCTGGGCTTCAACTCGATGAGCAGGCGGGTTGTCTGGAAATCGGGCGAGAACAACTGCTCCTGCAACGTGGGCAGGCGGCTCAGGTCCTGTCGCACTTGAGCTTCGGTGGTGCGGGCCGAAAGCAGCGGGTGCGCCTCGGCCGTCAGCCCCCGCCCGGCAATAGTAGTGGTGCCCGGCCCCAACACGGCGGCTACGTCGGGCAGGGCGGCCAGCTCCTGGCTGAGAGCGGGCAGGCTGCTCAGGTAGGGCGTCCGCAGCAAACCCACGGAGTCGTGCACTACCAGCGTCACTACCTCGTCGTTGCCGAAGCGGGCCTGGTAGTCGCGGTAGGCGCGCAGGGCCGGGTCACCTTCCAGAAACCACACCGACAGGCTATTGTCGATCTGCACCGCCGTGTGCACGCCGGGGGCCAGCGCCACCACCAACGCCGCCACCAGGGCCAGCAGCCAGAAACGGAAACGGTAGACGAAATCAATCATAAGAGATGAAGGAGTTGGGCCAACAGGGTGTCATGCTGAGCTTGTCGAAGCATCTCTACCTCTGGCTAACAAAATAGTATTGCAATGAAGCACTAGAGATGCCAGCATGACGTTCAACCGATTTGTTTACACTCACTGGTCCTGCTACCACCGCCGCGCTATTTCCGCAATAATGGACACGTAGCTGCTGAGCATGAACAGGGAGGTGAGCAGCTCGGCCAGCTTGAGGGCCCGGGCCGAGGGGCGGCGCAAGCTCCAGGCGTAGGCCGCCGCCGTGGCCGCGTACAAGGCCGCTAACAGCCAGAACGGCCAGGCGCGGGCCTCCAGCCGCTGCAGCAGCACGCCCTGGGTGAATACTCCCGCCAGCAACACCACCAGCACTGCCGCCACGGCACCCCCGTACCCAAGGGCGCGGGAGTAGGAATCAAGGCCGGGGCGCTCATCGGCCGGCACCCTGATTTTGCGGGCTATTTCGAAGGCCAGGCCCCCGAACACGCTCAGTAGGCCGAGTAGCCCCAGGGGCGGGGTGAGCAGGGGCGGGGCCGCGTAGGCTGCCCACAGCCAGCCAATGAGCAGGGGCATCACTAGGATGTGGGTGAGGGCGTAGAGCACGAGGCGGGGCCGCAGGTAGTTGGGCACGAAGAACTCGTAGCGCATCAGTAGGCTGTAGCCCACGGCCAGCGCCCAGCCCACCACAGCCCGCCACCCCATGCCCACCGACCACGCCACTTCCAGCAGCGTACCCACGGCGGCTACGGCTTGCAGCT belongs to Hymenobacter sp. J193 and includes:
- a CDS encoding RND family transporter; the encoded protein is MLTTAAGFLALVSSPMAILRTFGGFAALGIVLCLFFTFLLGALLLPGYRGQPRATMQAAGSLARIYTWVEAHPRQLTALALVLTVAAAFGALRLRADTYTLGYFPDDHAAVRDHAAMQRTWGAYMPLELLIEPRPGHTLHEAAVVQAAVAFADSARTLRGVGRVTGFHTLYLAGLETVVPASRARAALGSQSLLNRVHARLVPDYPQLTRQFIDEQSGTGRITVAGPMLSARELTAKSEALLRMARNTLGPVAVVRAAGYQPLYARIVDYVTRSQASSLGWSAVVIFGLVWWFVGSFRLALLTLAPNLLPVLLLLGFMGWAGIALDTATASIAAIVLSLCTDDTVHFVHHYQQLRRQKLTPAAARFATITHVGPTILLSSGVLFVGYLAMTLASLKTVMLFGLLTAGSVVAAFYAELLVFPLLLARFDREESSEAVETEAEVVR
- a CDS encoding alpha-amylase family glycosyl hydrolase, with amino-acid sequence MSFFNTARNYSFTCLTAASLLVGCKPDKPDAPVPVDPPVTEKPTQYGTPFAAVPDRQDAVIYQVNMRAFSQAGNFAGVTARLDSIKALGANVVYLMPIHPVGQVRSVNSPYAVRDYTAVNSEFGTLDDLRSLVDAAHGRGLAVMLDWVANHTSWDNAWVREHPDWYLQNAAGTIQSPPNTNYTDVAQLNFNSQPMRLAMISAMKSWVYSANVDGFRCDYADAVPVDFWRQAVDTLRNIKSHKLLLLSEGTESRNLAAGFDMKFGFNFYGGLWDVYRRGQPATTFDNLNITEYAGAVIGSQPVVRYTTNHDVNGSDGTPVALFGGDAGAMSAFVIASCYKGVPMIYNGQESGMSTAIPFPFTSVNVTWDTRPDVTKAYKQLLRARAGSAALRRGTPTAYSSADVCAFTKTEDSEQALVLVNVRNKEVKYTLPAALANTTWTNALQSGTVTLGTEVTLPAYGYQVLKK